Proteins encoded by one window of Ostrinia nubilalis chromosome 23, ilOstNubi1.1, whole genome shotgun sequence:
- the LOC135083171 gene encoding cilia- and flagella-associated protein 298 has product MVILLVKRGDENQFLYETDVNYEVDDVVKDITAIFNGRLKVTRLGYEMEELQKHGTFLPPEMQGLNEDQIKELKLEDPWATRCAPPGAVFEKDDMGRRCGLAPPPNMQEVMKKAVETAKEYISKKHVDLRKCLTQKDVSKALDELRGATKIVFPAGLPPHDPVRMELDNVEDLSGTQAALEVIDPNRACLWACGKKLLSGNKLSDHLGKNNKTKVTVKLCSSSEGAPGREPVMTEDERKQLMLHAYRKQEEWKKLEQDDDDSYLNSKWADGQNMKRQFHGLNDINWKPVIRK; this is encoded by the exons ATGGTCATTCTGCTAGTCAAAAGGGGCGATGAGAATCAGTTTCTATACGAAACAGACGTGAATTACGAAGTGGACGATGTGGTGAAGGATATAACGGCGATTTTTAATGGGAGACTCAAAGTAACCAGGTTAGGATATGAGATGGAAGAGCTGCAGAAACATGGGACGTTTCTGCCGCCTGAAATGCAGGGTCTGAACGAGGATCAG ATTAAAGAGCTAAAGCTGGAAGACCCTTGGGCCACGCGGTGCGCACCGCCAGGGGCTGTGTTTGAGAAGGATGACATGGGCAGACGCTGTGGACTCGCCCCACCGCCCAATATGCAAGAAGTGATGAAAAAAGCTGTCGAGACTGCTAAGGAGTATATCAGCAAGAAGCAT gtGGACCTTCGCAAATGTCTCACCCAGAAGGACGTGTCCAAAGCTCTAGACGAGCTCCGTGGCGCTACCAAGATAGTCTTCCCTGCTGGTCTACCTCCCCACGACCCTGTGAGGATGGAGCTAGACAATGTCGAAGATCTTAGCGGGACCCAGGCTGCTTTGGAGGTCATAGATCCGAACAGGGCCTGCCTTTGGGCCTGTGGGAAGAAACTGCTGAGTGGGAATAAACTGAGCGACCATTTAG GAAAGAACAACAAAACCAAAGTGACAGTGAAGCTCTGCTCCTCCTCCGAAGGTGCACCAGGCAGAGAACCTGTCATGACAGAAGACGAACGAAAGCAGCTGATGCTCCACGCTTACAGAAAGCAGGAGGAGTGGAAGAAGCTGGAGCAGGACGATGATGACAGCTACCTCAACTCCAAGTGGGCTGATGGGCAGAACATGAAGAGGCAGTTCCATGGACTCAATGATATTAACTGGAAACCAGTGATTAGGAAGTAA